The following are encoded together in the Penaeus monodon isolate SGIC_2016 chromosome 44, NSTDA_Pmon_1, whole genome shotgun sequence genome:
- the LOC119568464 gene encoding zinc finger protein 189-like: MMSILPDRIPLAQLSDEEMLGTGVCIKRELDEGVTEDMYLEIKEEPYDYADEAKYKVSEVKVKEEFLFFKDLQDLRQDVNEKDSCDFTVDCNDISSGAPLVAEDCGNRCSSDWDEAPLKETYEEVTHGNVDRKLKCFSCEVCGKTFDNKTYIKIHMRVHTKEKPYGCEFCNKAFSRKSDQVKHKRVHTKERPYSCEICKQAFSQKKSLVKHMRVHTNEKPYSCEICNKAFSDKSNLVEHMRVHTKEKPYICEICNRAFAHTSSRVIHMRVHTKEKPYSCEICNKAFSKNCSLVQHMRVHTKEKPYSCNICNKSFTVKCSLVKHMRVHTKEKPYTCEICNKAFSLKYVLAQHKKVHTKK; the protein is encoded by the coding sequence ATGATGAGTATTCTCCCTGACCGGATTCCCTTGGCTCAGCTCTCAGATGAGGAAATGTTGGGCACAGGAGTCTGTATCAAGAGAGAACTCGACGAAGGTGTCACCGAAGACATGTATTTAGAAATTAAGGAAGAACCGTATGATTATGCAGATGAAGCAAAATATAAAGTGAGTGAagtaaaagtgaaagaagaatTTCTTTTCTTCAAGGATCTTCAAGACCTCAGGCAGGATGTAAATGAAAAAGACTCATGTGATTTTACTGTGGATTGCAACGATATTTCATCAGGAGCACCATTAGTGGCCGAGGATTGTGGGAACAGGTGCTCGTCAGATTGGGATGAGGCACCACTTAAGGAAACTTATGAGGAGGTTACACATGGAAACGTGGATAGGAAATTGAAGTGTTTTTCATGTGAAGTGTGTGGCAAGACGTTCGATAATAAGACATATATAAAGATTCATATGAGAGtacacacaaaggagaagccatatggCTGTGAATTTTGCAACAAAGCTTTCTCAAGGAAGAGTGACCAAGTGAAGCACaaaagagtacatacaaaggagaggccatacagctgtgaaatttgcaagcAAGCCTTCTCACAGAAAAAGAGTTTAGtaaagcacatgagagtacatacgaaTGAGAAACCctatagctgtgagatttgcaataaggccttctcagATAAATCCAATTTAGTGgaacacatgagagtacatacaaaggagaagccatacatctGTGAGATCTGTAATAGGGCTTTTGCTCATACTAGTTCAAGAGTGAtacacatgagagtacatacaaaagagaaaccatacagctgtgagatttgcaacaaggccttctcaaAGAATTGTTCCCTAGTGcaacacatgagagtacatactaaggagaaaccatacagctgtaaTATTTGCAACAAGTCCTTCACTGTGAAATGTAGTCTTGtaaagcacatgagagtacatacaaaggagaagccatatacctgtgagatttgcaataaagccTTCTCTCTAAAATACGTTCTAGCACAACACAAGAAagtacacacaaagaaataa
- the LOC119568536 gene encoding zinc finger protein 70-like → MMSILPDRIPLAQLSDEEMLGTGVCIKRELDEGVTEDMYLEIKEEPYDYAMKQNIRSSDLRQMSNEKTHVILLGLQRYFIRRPLVARIVGTGARQIGMRHHLRKLMRSYTWKREAYGCEFCNKAFSRKSDQVKHKRVHTKERPYSCEICKQAFSQKKSLVKHMRVHTNEKPYSCEICNKAFSDKSNLVEHMRVHTKEKPYICEICNRAFAHTSSRVIHMRVHTKEKPYSCEICNKAFSVKCSLVKHMRVHTKEKPYTCEICNKAFSLKYVLAQHKKVHTKKQCS, encoded by the exons ATGATGAGTATTCTCCCTGACCGGATTCCCTTGGCTCAGCTCTCAGATGAGGAAATGTTGGGCACAGGAGTCTGTATCAAGAGAGAACTCGACGAAGGTGTCACCGAAGACATGTATTTAGAAATTAAGGAAGAACCGTATGATTATGCAATGAAGCAAAATATAA GATCTTCAGACCTCAGGCAGATGTCAAATGAAAAGACTCATGTGATTTTACTGGGATTGCAACGATATTTCATCAGGAGACCATTAGTGGCGAGGATTGTGGGAACAGGTGCTCGTCAGATTGGGATGAGGCACCACTTAAGGAAACTTATGAGGAGTTACACATGGAAAC GAGAAGCATATGGCTGTGAATTTTGCAACAAAGCTTTCTCAAGGAAGAGTGACCAAGTGAAGCACaaaagagtacatacaaaggagaggccatacagctgtgaaatttgcaagcAAGCCTTCTCACAGAAAAAGAGTTTAGtaaagcacatgagagtacatacgaaTGAGAAACCctatagctgtgagatttgcaataaggccttctcagATAAATCCAATTTAGTGgaacacatgagagtacatacaaaggagaagccatacatctGTGAGATCTGTAATAGGGCTTTTGCTCATACTAGTTCAAGAGTGAtacacatgagagtacatacaaaggagaaaccatacagctgtgagatttgcaacaaggccttctctGTGAAATGTAGTCTTGtaaagcacatgagagtacatacaaaggagaagccatatacctgtgagatttgcaataaagccTTCTCTCTAAAATACGTTCTAGCACAACACAAGAAagtacacacaaagaaacaatgtAGCTGA